The Fulvivirga ligni genome window below encodes:
- a CDS encoding TonB-dependent receptor, whose amino-acid sequence MKQFLRLGITVVTLLVMTSFAALAQTGTISGKVLDADNGEALIGANVVVKGTTKGSTTDLEGNFKIGNVNAGTNTVVLTFIGYQTKEVSVEVSSGQDANVGSIRLATDAIGLDEVQVIASIAVDRKTPVAVSTIKQSQIEAKIGSQEFPEILKSTPGVYATKTGGGYGDGRVNIRGFNDENVAVLINGVPVNDMENGNVYWSNWAGLTDAARNIQVQRGLGASKVAVPSIGGTINIISKASDFEKGGKLYLGTGNDAYSKIGFGINTGLTDNGWALTLSGSRTAGDGYVDGTEFLGFAYYANIAKKINDQHEVTFTAIGTQQRHGQRTSSRTIETYEEAPSGIKYNPDWGYKDGQVVSVEDNFYHKPQLSLNHYWTMSDRAELSTAVYASFGTGGGGGTGGNLDKSVTTGGAYDPIDLDYFVEQNQAIADGNADSWLRSSNNDHKWYGVLSSLNYDLTPDLKLLGGLDLRYYRGSHYYEVTDLLGADYILNNDDINNPNRALKEGDKYNYNYDGIVWWEGAFAQVEYTKDALSAFLSVSASNTSYSRAEYFKATPENEESETVNFFGYQIKGGANYNLTKNHNVFANVGYFEKAPFFRNVFLSRTSNDANTNAVNEKIFSAELGYGYRSSNFTANINVYRTKWIDKAEARTIPVGDQIYYLNITGIDALHQGVEVDAAYSLTKNFQLTGMLSLGDWRWLNNVENATVQDEDGQQLGDPINIYIKDLKVGDAAQTTAALGFRYTFIKDFTIGMDYNYYDNLYASFSPVARTSENVTDAWEVPAYGLFDAIVTYKFELGSMDASLFGNVYNIANTKYIADANDNGNAFNSTVYYGFGRTWNLGLKINF is encoded by the coding sequence ATGAAGCAATTTTTACGATTGGGAATTACTGTTGTCACTTTACTAGTGATGACGAGCTTTGCTGCCCTGGCCCAAACGGGGACTATCAGCGGTAAGGTTTTGGACGCGGACAACGGTGAGGCCTTAATTGGGGCTAACGTTGTAGTAAAAGGTACCACTAAGGGTTCTACTACAGACCTGGAAGGTAACTTTAAGATTGGTAATGTTAATGCGGGTACAAACACAGTGGTGTTAACTTTTATTGGTTACCAAACTAAGGAAGTGAGTGTGGAGGTGTCCTCAGGTCAAGATGCAAATGTTGGATCAATTCGTTTAGCTACTGATGCAATAGGTCTAGATGAGGTGCAGGTAATCGCATCAATTGCAGTAGATAGAAAAACTCCAGTTGCAGTTTCTACGATCAAGCAGTCTCAGATCGAAGCGAAAATAGGAAGTCAGGAGTTTCCTGAAATCTTAAAATCTACTCCAGGTGTCTATGCCACAAAAACTGGTGGTGGATATGGTGATGGCCGTGTAAACATAAGAGGTTTTAACGATGAGAATGTTGCTGTGTTGATTAATGGTGTTCCCGTTAATGATATGGAAAATGGAAACGTATACTGGTCTAACTGGGCCGGCTTAACGGATGCTGCTAGAAATATTCAGGTGCAAAGAGGGCTTGGAGCTTCTAAAGTTGCAGTACCTTCTATTGGCGGTACAATTAACATAATATCTAAGGCTAGTGATTTTGAAAAAGGGGGTAAATTATATCTTGGAACTGGTAATGACGCTTACAGCAAAATCGGTTTTGGTATCAATACTGGTTTAACCGATAATGGTTGGGCTTTAACTTTATCAGGATCCCGTACGGCCGGAGATGGTTACGTTGATGGAACTGAATTTTTGGGTTTTGCGTACTATGCAAACATAGCAAAAAAGATTAACGACCAGCATGAAGTTACTTTCACAGCAATTGGTACTCAGCAGCGTCATGGTCAAAGAACAAGCTCTAGAACAATAGAGACATATGAGGAAGCGCCAAGTGGAATTAAATATAATCCTGATTGGGGATATAAAGATGGCCAAGTTGTTTCTGTTGAGGATAATTTCTATCATAAACCTCAATTATCTCTTAATCACTATTGGACCATGAGTGACAGAGCTGAGTTATCTACTGCAGTGTATGCTTCATTTGGAACTGGTGGTGGTGGTGGTACTGGTGGGAACCTTGATAAAAGTGTTACTACTGGTGGAGCTTATGATCCCATCGATTTAGATTATTTTGTTGAGCAAAATCAGGCTATTGCTGACGGTAATGCAGATTCATGGTTGCGCTCTTCTAACAATGACCATAAGTGGTATGGTGTTTTATCATCTTTAAACTACGATCTTACACCTGATTTGAAGTTATTAGGTGGACTTGACTTGAGGTATTACAGAGGATCACACTATTATGAGGTTACAGATTTATTAGGAGCAGATTATATTTTGAACAATGATGATATCAACAATCCTAATAGAGCTCTAAAAGAAGGAGATAAGTACAACTACAACTATGACGGTATAGTATGGTGGGAAGGAGCTTTTGCTCAAGTTGAATACACTAAAGATGCTCTTTCTGCGTTCTTATCAGTTTCTGCATCAAACACGTCTTATTCAAGAGCTGAATATTTTAAAGCAACCCCTGAAAATGAGGAATCTGAAACAGTTAACTTTTTTGGATATCAGATTAAAGGTGGCGCAAATTATAATCTAACTAAAAATCACAATGTTTTTGCTAATGTTGGATATTTCGAGAAGGCTCCATTCTTTCGAAATGTATTCTTGAGCAGAACTTCAAATGATGCTAATACGAATGCGGTTAATGAAAAGATTTTTAGTGCTGAATTAGGTTATGGGTATCGTAGCTCTAATTTCACAGCTAATATTAATGTTTACAGAACAAAGTGGATAGATAAGGCGGAAGCAAGGACTATACCTGTGGGTGATCAAATCTATTACTTAAACATCACTGGTATTGACGCACTGCACCAAGGGGTGGAGGTTGATGCTGCATATTCTTTGACTAAAAACTTCCAATTAACTGGTATGTTATCACTAGGTGACTGGAGATGGTTAAATAATGTAGAAAATGCTACTGTGCAAGATGAAGATGGTCAGCAACTTGGTGATCCTATAAATATCTATATCAAAGATTTGAAAGTTGGTGATGCTGCTCAGACAACTGCAGCCCTTGGTTTTAGATATACTTTTATTAAGGACTTTACTATTGGAATGGACTATAATTATTATGATAACCTTTATGCATCTTTTAGCCCTGTAGCGAGAACGAGCGAAAATGTAACAGATGCTTGGGAGGTTCCTGCCTATGGACTTTTTGACGCAATTGTTACTTACAAATTTGAATTGGGTAGCATGGATGCTTCATTGTTTGGTAATGTTTATAACATAGCAAATACAAAGTATATTGCTGATGCTAATGACAATGGTAATGCATTTAATTCTACTGTATATTACGGATTTGGTAGAACTTGGAATTTAGGTCTTAAAATTAATTTTTAA
- a CDS encoding M14 family metallopeptidase produces the protein MKTISTLLVTILVAIVCNGQSLDLNYYFSPSVNFLTHVPTPKSVIGYEVGEQHVSHDKLVQYMQLLSESSDRITHINYGESNEHRPLMALFITSPENHKNLETLRNQHVDYALGKSSEKSPLVVYMGYSIHGNEASGSNAALLAAYYLAAAQGEEINRLLENTIIILDPSFNPDGLQRFANWTNSRTGYTMNPDPQNIEQNEPWPNGRTNHYWFDLNRDWLTAQQPESQGRVALFQKWKPNILTDHHEMGSNATFFFQPGIPSRNNPLIPEITYNLTHKIAEYHASALDSIGSLYYTKENYDDFYFGKGSTYPDIQGGIGILFEQASSRAYAQNTEHGVLKFPFTVKNHLNTTLSTLKAALSLKDELISYQRNFYTKENTSPVKAYVFASKDQHRNYHLAELINRHDIAVYHSKDDRKVNGTSFKANEIYVIPTSQPQQTLIQTIFEKNLSYEDSLFYDVSAWTMPLAFGVKYEEVNKNIPSSSLGKKYSPDQKPQGSIIGGVSEYGYIFEWTDYYSPKILYKLLNKGYNLKVATDFFSTSSYDFKRGAIFIPVTLQNISSSIIYGQLEQIASEEGINIHAVHSGLNFNGVSLGSPSFETIHKPKIAMLIGSGISSYDAGEIWHLLDKRFEIPVSLIDKDHFNRVNLNSYNTLIMPDGTYSELNNTTIENLKSWIKAGGTIIATEKSLSYLAGLGLGKFDFKPSDNEKPEGSLSYAKMERYKGAQQIGGAIFNTKVDLTHPLLYGYENENVPVFKRNRLFLNPSNNPFANPISFTEAPLLSGYISKPNLDKVGGSSVVGISHYGKGCIIGFTEDLNFRAFWYGTNKIFLNAIFFAPLIDRGADR, from the coding sequence ATGAAAACAATTTCCACTCTTTTGGTTACCATTTTAGTCGCTATCGTTTGCAACGGGCAATCTTTAGATTTGAATTACTATTTTTCACCATCTGTAAATTTTCTTACGCACGTACCCACACCCAAATCGGTGATAGGATATGAGGTTGGCGAACAACATGTTAGCCATGATAAGTTAGTTCAATACATGCAGTTACTCTCAGAGAGCTCAGACCGAATTACTCACATCAACTATGGTGAATCTAATGAACACCGGCCGCTTATGGCTCTCTTTATCACCAGCCCTGAAAACCATAAAAATCTTGAGACACTAAGAAACCAGCATGTTGACTACGCACTTGGGAAAAGCTCAGAAAAATCTCCACTGGTGGTGTACATGGGCTATAGCATTCATGGTAATGAGGCCAGCGGCAGTAATGCAGCGTTATTAGCAGCCTATTATTTAGCAGCGGCGCAAGGGGAAGAAATCAATCGCCTTTTAGAAAACACCATAATTATACTTGATCCTAGCTTTAACCCTGACGGCCTCCAAAGATTTGCTAACTGGACCAATTCTCGAACAGGTTACACCATGAACCCGGATCCTCAGAATATAGAACAAAATGAGCCCTGGCCCAACGGCAGAACCAATCACTACTGGTTCGATTTGAATAGAGATTGGTTAACCGCACAACAACCAGAATCTCAAGGGAGAGTGGCACTTTTCCAAAAATGGAAACCCAACATACTTACTGATCATCATGAAATGGGCTCAAATGCCACGTTTTTCTTTCAACCAGGCATTCCATCACGAAACAACCCGCTCATCCCTGAAATAACCTACAACCTCACTCATAAAATTGCAGAGTACCACGCTTCTGCTCTTGATAGTATCGGATCATTGTATTACACTAAAGAAAATTACGATGATTTCTATTTCGGCAAGGGCTCAACTTATCCTGATATTCAAGGTGGCATAGGCATTTTATTTGAGCAAGCCAGTTCAAGAGCTTATGCACAAAACACTGAGCATGGCGTACTGAAATTCCCTTTCACCGTTAAGAACCACTTAAACACCACCTTATCAACCTTAAAGGCAGCACTATCTTTAAAAGATGAGTTAATCAGCTATCAAAGAAATTTTTATACTAAAGAAAATACATCACCTGTTAAAGCATATGTATTTGCCTCTAAAGATCAGCATAGAAATTATCATTTGGCTGAGCTTATTAACAGGCATGATATAGCAGTTTACCATAGCAAGGATGATAGAAAAGTCAATGGCACTTCATTTAAGGCTAACGAAATCTATGTGATCCCCACTAGTCAGCCACAGCAGACTTTGATTCAGACTATTTTCGAAAAGAATCTTTCTTATGAAGACAGCCTTTTTTATGATGTTTCTGCATGGACCATGCCTCTGGCCTTTGGAGTAAAGTATGAAGAAGTTAACAAAAACATTCCCAGCTCCAGTCTCGGTAAGAAATATTCTCCAGATCAGAAACCTCAAGGCAGCATCATTGGTGGTGTTTCTGAATACGGTTATATTTTTGAATGGACCGACTACTACTCACCAAAGATATTATACAAACTCCTTAACAAAGGATATAATTTAAAAGTTGCCACTGATTTTTTCAGTACCAGCAGCTACGATTTCAAAAGAGGGGCCATTTTCATTCCTGTAACGCTACAAAACATATCCTCCAGTATCATTTACGGTCAGTTAGAGCAAATCGCCTCAGAAGAAGGAATAAACATTCATGCCGTTCATTCAGGATTAAATTTTAATGGTGTAAGCCTGGGCAGTCCATCTTTTGAAACTATCCACAAACCCAAAATAGCCATGCTAATTGGCAGTGGAATAAGTAGCTATGATGCTGGAGAAATATGGCACCTTCTTGACAAAAGGTTTGAAATACCGGTTAGTCTAATTGATAAAGACCATTTTAATAGAGTAAATCTTAATAGCTATAATACTTTAATCATGCCTGACGGCACCTATAGCGAACTGAATAATACTACTATAGAAAATTTAAAATCCTGGATTAAAGCCGGCGGAACAATCATCGCAACGGAAAAATCACTTTCATACCTCGCAGGTTTAGGCTTAGGCAAGTTTGACTTTAAGCCTTCTGATAATGAAAAGCCAGAGGGTTCACTCTCTTATGCGAAGATGGAGAGGTATAAAGGAGCCCAACAGATTGGCGGCGCAATTTTCAACACAAAAGTTGATCTGACTCACCCATTACTTTATGGTTATGAAAATGAGAACGTACCCGTATTTAAAAGGAACAGACTGTTTTTAAACCCTTCAAATAATCCATTTGCCAATCCTATAAGTTTTACAGAAGCTCCACTTCTAAGTGGTTACATATCTAAGCCGAATCTAGATAAAGTAGGGGGAAGTTCCGTCGTCGGCATTTCACACTATGGCAAAGGCTGTATAATCGGTTTTACTGAAGACTTAAATTTTAGAGCTTTTTGGTACGGCACGAACAAAATATTCTTAAATGCTATTTTCTTTGCGCCATTAATAGACAGAGGGGCCGACCGTTAA
- a CDS encoding choice-of-anchor J domain-containing protein, with the protein MKRFNIIFGLSFLSLALMTACDPLEEEIDQIEAESSINKELTITLTEDDYALLEDFKVGTYNNFSSEDEAKQYVPYILEELYPQLGNGSSITVKYNLYRGSSESVSQYTGADNYQLTKEDYEGISTDAGKYEYLNDQYPAKNYIPSILSDTLKDAEDGELVAVNYSYSSTAYGQTTSVYSENFNDAASFNPFAAVSVTGDQEWEWSSYSGDGFAKISGFAGSANENFDYLITPAIDLSGFAGGNLTVNHAINYRTSAVFGEDIAVLISTDYGVVGEPTWTSLEFDTWPAGNNWTFVDSKVDISDYAGETVYLAFKYTSTSSDAATWEVSSILIGESTSLDYKNLFYTYNAESGKWSMVDQDAVYYLNSDDYDAMGAPGAYDNFSSSTPADSYIPTFLTQKYPYAQEEQEIVVVYKYYSSSSGGLQTRGNVYTFLEGSWSGYASEIEAELQFGKENGVWVPDNTIRYTFTTDDFSAVAENEELGTAAARDNLATYGNFSTYNWTLAEIDEAVGFILKKNFPNSEVGQKYLVSFDSYPSGLLTTHLILNSEGNYVPVN; encoded by the coding sequence ATGAAAAGATTTAACATAATATTCGGTTTATCATTCTTGTCATTAGCTTTAATGACGGCTTGTGACCCTTTAGAAGAGGAAATTGATCAGATTGAAGCTGAATCTTCAATCAATAAAGAGTTGACCATTACACTAACTGAAGATGACTACGCATTGCTTGAGGATTTTAAAGTTGGTACATATAATAATTTTTCATCTGAGGATGAAGCGAAGCAATATGTTCCTTACATTTTAGAAGAATTGTATCCTCAACTTGGTAATGGCTCATCAATAACGGTAAAATACAATCTTTATAGAGGAAGTTCTGAGTCGGTTTCACAGTATACTGGAGCTGATAATTATCAATTGACGAAGGAAGATTATGAAGGTATTTCAACTGATGCTGGCAAGTATGAATATTTGAATGATCAATATCCAGCTAAAAATTATATTCCATCGATATTGTCAGATACATTAAAGGATGCGGAAGATGGGGAATTAGTGGCAGTTAACTATTCCTATTCATCCACTGCATATGGTCAGACTACTAGTGTCTATTCAGAAAACTTTAATGATGCGGCTAGCTTTAATCCATTTGCCGCAGTCTCAGTAACAGGAGATCAAGAGTGGGAATGGAGCTCTTATTCAGGAGATGGTTTTGCTAAAATTAGCGGTTTTGCTGGCAGTGCAAATGAAAATTTTGATTATTTGATTACACCCGCTATTGATCTTAGTGGTTTTGCAGGTGGTAACCTAACTGTTAATCATGCTATCAACTACCGTACTTCTGCAGTCTTCGGAGAGGATATCGCAGTGTTAATTTCTACAGATTATGGTGTTGTAGGTGAGCCTACATGGACTTCGCTAGAATTTGACACATGGCCTGCAGGAAATAATTGGACATTTGTTGATTCAAAGGTTGATATTAGTGATTATGCTGGAGAGACAGTTTATTTAGCATTTAAGTATACCTCCACATCATCTGATGCCGCTACATGGGAAGTTAGCTCTATTCTAATTGGTGAGTCTACGAGTCTTGATTATAAGAACTTATTCTATACTTATAATGCAGAGTCTGGTAAATGGTCAATGGTTGATCAAGATGCGGTTTATTATTTAAACTCTGATGATTATGATGCAATGGGAGCGCCTGGAGCTTATGATAACTTTAGTAGTTCAACACCGGCTGACTCATATATTCCGACATTCTTAACACAGAAGTATCCTTATGCACAGGAAGAGCAAGAAATAGTTGTTGTTTATAAGTATTACTCAAGCTCGTCCGGAGGGTTGCAAACCAGAGGTAACGTCTATACCTTCTTAGAAGGTTCATGGAGTGGGTATGCTAGTGAGATAGAGGCAGAATTGCAATTTGGAAAAGAGAATGGTGTTTGGGTTCCTGATAATACAATAAGGTATACTTTTACGACTGACGATTTTTCAGCAGTGGCAGAGAATGAAGAACTGGGAACAGCTGCAGCTAGAGATAACTTAGCTACTTACGGTAATTTTAGTACATACAACTGGACTTTGGCTGAGATAGATGAAGCTGTTGGGTTTATCTTAAAGAAGAATTTTCCTAATAGTGAAGTAGGACAGAAATACTTGGTTTCTTTCGATAGTTACCCAAGCGGTCTATTGACTACTCATCTTATTCTAAATAGCGAAGGTAATTACGTGCCTGTTAATTAA
- the nadC gene encoding carboxylating nicotinate-nucleotide diphosphorylase: protein MELTYLTEESIKSFISEAMQEDVGDGDHSSLASIPEGTQSEARLLFKDDGILAGMDLAEKIFNHFDPSLSLTILKKDGEEINNGDIGLIVKGSARSILTCERLVLNCMQRMSGIATYTHYLCGLIAGTDTQILDTRKTTPNFRLPEKWAVSIGGGKNHRFALYDMIMLKDNHIDFAGGIEKAIHATQDYLKKTGKKLKIEIETRNIQEVREVLAVGGVDIIMLDNMMPSVMKEAIKLIDGKYKTEASGGITEKSIREVAECGVDYISVGALTHSVKSLDISLKAN from the coding sequence ATGGAATTGACCTACTTAACAGAGGAATCGATAAAAAGCTTCATCTCAGAAGCTATGCAAGAAGACGTGGGTGACGGAGATCATTCTTCTTTAGCCTCAATACCTGAAGGTACGCAGAGCGAGGCAAGGCTGCTATTTAAAGATGATGGCATTTTGGCAGGAATGGACCTTGCAGAGAAAATTTTCAACCATTTTGATCCTAGTCTTTCACTTACGATTTTGAAAAAGGACGGCGAAGAGATCAATAATGGGGATATTGGCTTAATTGTAAAAGGATCTGCCAGATCTATTTTAACCTGCGAGCGCCTTGTGCTTAACTGCATGCAGCGCATGAGCGGTATAGCTACCTACACGCATTATTTATGTGGACTTATCGCTGGCACTGACACTCAAATATTAGATACCAGAAAAACAACGCCTAACTTTAGGCTTCCTGAAAAGTGGGCTGTTTCAATTGGAGGTGGTAAAAATCACAGATTTGCTTTATATGACATGATCATGCTCAAGGATAATCATATTGATTTTGCCGGCGGCATTGAAAAAGCTATTCATGCCACACAAGATTACCTTAAGAAAACAGGTAAGAAACTAAAAATTGAAATAGAGACCAGAAACATCCAGGAAGTAAGAGAGGTTTTAGCTGTAGGCGGTGTGGATATCATCATGTTGGATAATATGATGCCTTCTGTAATGAAAGAAGCCATTAAACTTATCGATGGCAAATATAAAACTGAAGCCAGTGGCGGCATTACTGAAAAAAGCATTCGTGAGGTGGCAGAATGTGGCGTTGATTACATTTCTGTAGGAGCGCTCACACACTCGGTGAAAAGTCTTGACATCAGCCTAAAAGCTAACTAA
- a CDS encoding YcxB family protein, with amino-acid sequence MIVKTKKYKLESNTYIKLGLLNVLKQQWWVFLIALAICAGYFWIPNMWWIIGATIALVLYILFWVIQFAGVTQLEQTKMLFEKLSYEINSQQILIKLNPRQGMPIKWDQVKSASIGKDHLLLIINKAQLIHLPFKIFNNDNERKFVESILKRKKLVK; translated from the coding sequence ATGATTGTAAAAACAAAAAAATATAAACTAGAAAGCAACACATATATCAAGCTTGGTTTATTAAATGTATTGAAACAACAGTGGTGGGTATTTCTTATTGCTCTTGCCATCTGCGCCGGATATTTCTGGATTCCAAATATGTGGTGGATCATTGGTGCAACCATAGCCCTTGTTCTTTATATTCTATTTTGGGTTATTCAGTTTGCAGGTGTTACACAGCTGGAACAAACCAAAATGCTATTTGAAAAGCTTTCTTACGAAATCAATAGTCAACAAATACTTATTAAACTGAATCCAAGACAAGGAATGCCTATTAAATGGGATCAGGTAAAAAGTGCGAGCATCGGAAAAGATCATTTATTACTAATCATCAATAAGGCTCAGCTAATACACCTGCCTTTCAAGATTTTTAATAATGACAATGAAAGAAAATTTGTTGAAAGCATTCTGAAGAGAAAAAAACTTGTGAAATAA
- a CDS encoding regulatory protein RecX produces MEYNEHNKKPRRTFTMKEAKVKAADFCAYQERTQQQVRDKLYEYGLYQDEVENVLTDLITDGFINEERFAKSYVGGKFRMKKWGRVKIMQGLKQHRLSDYCIKKGMEEIEESDYLEALHHIIDKKDAALSETNMFIRKRKIANHAIQKGYEAELVWDILRDMA; encoded by the coding sequence ATGGAATACAACGAGCATAATAAAAAGCCCCGCAGAACTTTTACCATGAAAGAAGCAAAGGTAAAAGCAGCTGATTTTTGTGCTTATCAGGAAAGAACTCAACAACAGGTACGTGACAAACTCTACGAATACGGACTTTATCAAGATGAAGTGGAAAACGTACTAACTGATTTAATTACTGATGGCTTTATTAACGAAGAGAGATTTGCCAAAAGCTATGTGGGCGGTAAGTTCCGAATGAAAAAATGGGGTAGAGTAAAAATAATGCAGGGACTAAAGCAACATAGGCTATCAGACTATTGTATTAAAAAAGGTATGGAAGAAATTGAAGAAAGCGATTATTTGGAAGCTCTTCACCATATCATTGATAAGAAAGATGCTGCGTTGAGCGAAACCAACATGTTCATTCGGAAACGAAAAATAGCTAATCACGCTATTCAAAAAGGTTACGAGGCAGAGTTAGTTTGGGATATCCTGAGAGACATGGCTTAG
- a CDS encoding DUF4783 domain-containing protein: MNSKKHSVIFGFIFSLGILFSFNCSAQGDIINDVKEAIKTGSSKEIAKFFNQNVDVTLDGEMQSYSKTQAEFVMKDFFKNNPPTSFTIVHQGASKGGLPYAIGQYLSNDQTYRVWVRIKSSSNKYLIHEISFIKE, from the coding sequence ATGAACAGTAAAAAACACAGTGTAATATTTGGCTTTATTTTTTCTTTAGGAATACTTTTTTCATTCAATTGTAGCGCTCAGGGAGACATTATCAATGATGTGAAAGAAGCCATTAAGACTGGAAGTTCTAAAGAGATTGCCAAATTCTTTAATCAAAATGTAGATGTAACGCTGGACGGTGAGATGCAGAGCTATAGCAAAACTCAAGCAGAGTTTGTGATGAAAGATTTTTTCAAAAACAATCCACCAACTAGTTTTACCATTGTTCACCAGGGAGCATCTAAGGGTGGATTACCCTATGCAATCGGCCAATATTTATCAAATGATCAGACTTATCGGGTTTGGGTAAGGATAAAAAGCTCAAGCAATAAATACCTGATCCATGAAATAAGCTTTATAAAGGAATAG